In Polyangiaceae bacterium, the genomic window GGGGCCGTTACTGGGGGCGCTGTTCGCGTCCGCACTCGCCGCAAACTGTGGCGGCTCGACCTCATCGGCACATCGTTCCCCCGACGCCTCCGCGGGTGGCAGCAGTGGCTCCGGTTCGGGGAGCGGATCGGGGGCCCACCCAGACGCTGGCGACGCTGGCGGCGCAGGTGGAGTGCCCGACGGGGGCTGCAACCCTTCAGCATGCGACGCGGCCTGCGCGGCAACTTGCAGCCCAGATCCAGGGCTTGGAATGTGCACCGACGGCAAGTGCAAGTGTGAGTGCTTCGTGTAGCGCTGGAGGGAGCCCATGGAACGCATCCGATCCGGATTGGTCTCGACAGTTGCCCTCCTGGCAGCTCTCACGGCCTGCAATCCCACTCGCCCGACCCTCGATCAACAAATAGTCGAAACCGAGCTTCAAGACGCCGAGGTTCAGGTTGCAGCCACCGACCCGAGCGAAGAGTTCCCCGACGGGCGGGTGTACATGAGCGCCAACAGACATCTCTATGCGAGCCTCGACGGCGCGGGATCGTTTGTTGCCACGCGGTGGGACGACCTGGAAGGGATCAACGCGGATTGTCCCCCCGCGATCGGCTTCCGTGGGGACACCGACGTCGTTGTGCCGCGCGCGGTGCTCGCGCCAGGAGGGTTTCAGCACGCATACGCGGTGGCGCTCTACGGGTTCATACAACCCGGCGCGCTTGCCGTGGTTCGCACCGGTCCTTCGGGCCGGTTCGACGAGCCCGGCATTCAGTGCAAGTTGGTGCTCGCTCCGGCAGACGTCGGCTTCGCCGACAAGACTTCGGCCGCGCTCGACAACTTCCTCCAAGACGCCCTCTACGTCACCTACCAGGATGGCAGAAAGCGCGTTCCGCCCAACCCACCGGCGGCGGTGGGTCACATCTGGCTTCAGAAGGTGAACCTCTCCCCGTCCGATGGATCGCTTGGCTTCGCGGCGTCGCCGCAGATGCTTCAAGCACCAGGCGAGGATGGCCCCGCGGAGATGATCTGGGGTAACTGCACGCCCCAGCCAGTGGAGGACATGGGACGCGGCAACCTGTACGCGACCCCAACCGGAACGTTGTATCTGGCGTTCAGCAACAACTTGGCCGCAGATCCGGAATGCGGACCAGAGTGGCGTCGCATCTATGTTTCGAAGCTCAACGGCCCCAATCGCTTCATCTCGTGTGTCGATCAGTACCTGACCAGCGACTGCGCGTCGCAGGGCCACATCGAGGAGAGCGACCCCGAAATTGTCGTCGATCCGCAGAGCCAAAAGATCGCGGTCGTCTACTCCAAAGGCCCGCTCATCTCGTTCGACCCACCGCTGGTCGTGCCACGGCGGATCTCGTTGGCAACAGCGCCGCTCAGCGGTCAGGGTTGGAATCTGCAAAATGTCTTCGATGGGCAGCTCTCGGACGCGGATCAAACCCAACCCGCGATTGCGCTTTCCACGTTCACCGACTCGATTGATCGAGTGTTCTCGGGAACGATCTTCGTGACTTGGTACCAAGCGACCGCCGGCGGCAGGGTCGAGCGGCGAACCCGAGGGTTCTTCAGTTCAGGCGCTGGGTGGCAGTCCAACACCGCGGCCTTCGAGATCTCGGGTTCGAGCTTTTTCCCCATCAACCCCCTCGCACCGTATCCAGAAAGCCGCGGCGTCTACGAGTACCAAGGCGTTGCACATCACCCAGGGTTGCTCGGCCAGACCGGCGGGTGGATTGGTGCGTGGACGCAGCCCTCACCGGGCACGCTTGTTGAGCCACAAGACGGCGACTTCAGGATCGCGTTCGCGACCTGGTTGTGAGGCGGCGACCGTGGCTCGTTTCCCGAGCTGGCTGCGAGTCGGGTTCGGCTCAGTCGCCGTCGTGTTGGGAATTGCGGCCATGCTCGCGTGGAGGCGACCTGAATCCCCACCGCGGGCACGGCCAACAATCACCGCGACCACGGCAAGTCCCCCGGAAGCCGTCGCGCTGCGGGCCCTGCCTTCGGTCGCACTTCGATTCGAGGACTCCCACGAACGCGCTGTTTCTGACCCAGGCACGATGACGTGCGGAACCGACCCGTGCAATCTAGCGACGTCTTCTTGTTGCATGTCCCCTACCCAGGCGGCGTGCGTCGCGCGAACTCAGGGATGCCCAGCGGACTTGCTCCAATTCGAATGTGATGAGGCCGCGGATTGCCCAAAGGGACACGTGTGCTGCGTGCTTGGCTCTTCGGTGCGCTGTGCCCCAACCTGCGACGCCGAAGCGCGGTCGCCGTTCCGCCAACTCTGCAAGCACGATGGTGAATGTGCATCGGGTGCTTGTGTCAGGAAGCGAGCAGGTCAAACGGAGTTCTGGAGTTGCCGGTGAATCAGATGATGCGTACAGCTCTACTTGCGGCCGTTTGGACCGTGTCGTGTGGGGGAGAGACCACGCACACCGACCGGCCGCCCGCCTCGGGCTGCCCAGAGTCGGCGGTCGAGGTTGATTCGAAGCTCGGCACCTTCTGCATTGATCGAACCGAGGTCACCGGTGCCAGGTACTCTGAGTTCCTGAAGGAGCCGCCACAGTCCCAGCCGGCGTTCTGCAAGTGGAACGAGTCCTACGTGCCGACAGCCAAGTGGCCAACCGCGAGTCCAGAGACACCGGTCACCTTCGTCGATTGGTGCGACGCACGCGCCTACTGCGAGTGGGCTGGAGGCGATCTTTGCGGCGGCGCAGAAGGGAGCACTCTCGACTACTCAGACGGCAGCGACCCGAACGCAAGCCGTTGGATGGCGGCCTGCTCGCACGACGGTGAACGCGCCTACCCCTACGGGGACAAGTACCAACCGACCGCGTGTCGTGGAGAGGGCCAGCTTGCACCAGTCGTCGCTGGGTCACTCCCGATCTGCGAGGGGGGATTCACGGGGATGTTCGATCTGAGCGGCAACGTGGGCGAATGGGAGAACGCATGCGATCAGTTCGTCGATCGCTGGGACACGTGCAACGTCCGCGGCGGTGCCTTCTCAAGCAGTGGCGCAGAGCTGTCGTGCGGCGCGTGGGCATACGACAATCGGTTCGCGAAGACCGAGGCTGTCGGGATTCGCTGCTGCTACGAATTGCCGTAGGGCGACAGCCAGCCACCGCATCAACGATCTTCTCAACACCCGCTGGCCCTCAGAAGATCAGCCGAGCCCTGTTTCGATCTCCTCGAAGGCCGACCGCAGCGATGCCGTGCCCGCTCGACCGCCGTACGCGACCGGAATGCAAGCTTGCCTCGCCGCTGCGACGACGGGCTCGTAGTGCTTGTGCCCGATGAGCCCGTGCAAGATCACCACGGCAGCCACATTGCCCTCTCGGATGCGCCGCTCCAGCGTTGACGTCGAGCCCGTGCTGCCGGCCGAGGTTTCGATCCATTCCACATCAAAGTCGATGCGCTGGTGAAGCTTGTCGAGCTTCTCGGGCTTTCGCACGCCGCCGAGCAACACCACCGCCCTGTCGGCCGCCCGCTCGGTAAGACGCGGTAGCTCCCACAATTCGACCTCGTCGTCGTCGTCGTCGTCGTCGTCGTCGCCGTTGGTCACCTGATCGACGATGGCTTTGGGGATCTGGATGCGCTGGCGAAGGGAGTCGGGCTCGCCGGCTTCGAGGCGCAGGCGGCGCTCTCGCGCTTCGATGGCCTTCTGCCGCCAATCGCCCTGGTGCTGGCGGCTCAAGCCGAAGATATTCGTCGTGCCGTGGTCGTAGGCGCACTTGGTGAGCGCACGGAAGACGAGGCCGAGCTTGTTATCGGGATCTGCAACGCCTCGCTCCTGGAGGTCACGCGCACGAGCGGCCAGCTCCTCGGCCACTGCACGGAAGAGGGGCGTGGGAAGCGCCGGGAGTTCGTAGCCGCGCATGTCACTGACGAGCCGGAGAACCTCAGGGTCTGCTTGCTCCCTTGGTGGCGCGCGTTCGGGCCGAGGATTGCTGGGCGCGCTCTTGGCCATCAGGTCGCCGAACGAAGCTGGTGGAGGTGGCGTCACGTCAGGCTCTTCTCGTGCCGGCACCTTCGGCTCGGGGCTCGCAGTGGAGAGGGGCCTGGTGTTGGCCAGCTCCGGAAGCGCGTCGATGATGACCTTCAGGTCTCGGGCGGCATCTTCTGGCGAGCAATCCACAGCTGGCGCATCGAGCCCGTGCTGGCGAGCGAGGTCGGCAGCGGCACCGGCCTGCACGGCGCGCTCGTACCGGTCGGCGGCGGCGTGGAGCTTCTGGGCAACGTCGGCGGCGGCTTGCGCTCGGCCGTCGAGCTTCGCGCGCAGGGCTTCCATCACCTGGGCCAGCGGGTTGTCCTCGCCGTGAGCCATCGCCTTGGAGATCAACGATGCGCCGCCGACGGCGATTCCGCCATGACCGGCACCGGCTGCGCGTGAAGGGGCGTGAAGGGGTGTGAAGGGGTTCCGGGCGGCCACCCCTTCACGCGATTGCGCCTGGATTCCAGGGGGTTACGGCGGAGGTGAATAGGGTGACGGGTATTACCCCGTTAGAGATTGAGAAAAGGGGAGAGGAAGAGGGAGAGCACATGGCCGCCCGATGAGAGCGCGGTGTACTTCGCGCCCAATAGCGTCCGACCCCCTTCACACCCCTTCACGCTCCAGAAGGCCGCGAAAACAAAGACGAAGTCCGTGAACCCGAGCCCCTTCACGGGCCTTCACCGCTTCACCAACCCCTTCACGCTCGAAAAAGATGTCGAGCGGAACGGGCATTGCGCCGCATTCATGTAGGGCCTCGAAAAAAAGGTTCGCTCTGTTTTGGCTCGCGAGTCGTGACGCGGGCCAAAACTTTGTCGAGAGCGTCTATGCATATTCATGCAGATAGACATGAGCGAATTAAAACGCATCACGATTTGTCTGCCGCGTGATCTGGTCGAGGACGCCAAGGAGATCGCCAACGCTGCTCCTGGCATCTGCTACCAGACACTGCTTCGAGATCTGCTCGTGCGTGCGTTCAGAGACTACGCGAGGCACGAATGCAGAAACTCAATCACGATGACGATAGATCAACACAGAAACGATGGCTGACCCCGCTCGCGCTCCAGCTCCTGGACGCCGAGAACCTCGACGCTGAAGTAAAGAAGCTCGTCGAGGAAAACCCCGAAGCCAACTACAAGCTCCAGGTGCAGGAGGTCTTCGTCGCGCGGGGCATGGAAGTGCTCGACGCCAATGAGAAGGCCGACGAGCTGCTCCGCCGCGTCTCGACTCCACCGCCCGCGGAAGCCGATTCCGCGCCGCCGCCCAAAGCCGAAGCGGCGAACGACAATTCCGCCGGTCTGGCACTGATCGATGGGCTCGATGCAGCAGCCAAGGAGCCGGCCAAAAAGAAGTCGCGCAAGCCGAAGGCCGCTACTCTGGCGACGCTCGAAAAGCTCCTGACCGACCGGACTTACGTCTACGACGGACTCTTTCGCTTGAACGAGATGACCGGCGAGATCGAGCTGACCAAGCGACCGCCATGGCACAGCAACGGCAAGACGCTTGAGGAAGCTGACGTGTCCGAGTTCCGAGCGCGGGTCGAGAAGCAACAGCAGCTGATCGCGTCGTCGAACCTTGCCTGGGAAGCCATCGCCATGGTCGCGGCCCGCAAGGCGTACAACCCCCTGCGGGAGTACGTGCAGGGCCTGGAGTGGGATGGCGTGAAGAGAATCGATACCTGGCTGATCGAGCATGCGGGGGCCGATGACACTCCGCTCGTCCGTGCCATCTCGGCGAAGTTCCTCATCGCCATGGTCGCGCGAGCCATCGTCCCTGGAGCGAAGGTCGATACTATGCTCGTCCTCCAAGGCGAACAAGGCGTGCTCAAGTCGTCGCTGCTGAGGGCGCTTGCCGGCGACGACTGGTTCAGCGACGCCGACATCGACTTCCACAACAAGGACTCGTTCGAGCTGCTGCGCTACTGCTGGCTGGTCGAGATGGGCGAGCTGGCCGCGCTGAACCGCCGCGACGCCGAGACGGCCAAAGCATTCATCTCACGGAAGGAGGACATGTTCCGACTCTCCTACGGGCGAAAGAACCAACGCTTTCCGCGCCACTGCGTCTTCGCCGGCACGACCAACCACGACGAATTCTTGCGCGACCAGACCGGCAACCGTCGTTACTGGGTCGTGCCGGTCAAGCAGTGCGACCCAGATGGCGTGAGCAAAGTGCGCGACCAGTTCTTCGCCGAGGCGCGCGTCCGTTACGAACAAGGGGAAGCCTGGTATCTCCCGCCCGAGCTTGAGCGCGAGCTGACGAGGGCACAGGAGTCGGTCATGCGCGAGCCGATGTACGCGCCGCTCATCGCCGCCGAGATCGAGCGCCTCGGCATGTTCCGCACCGTTCAGCCCGTGCACGCGCTCATGGACAGCCTGAAGGTCCCGCACACGCCGCAGAACGAGCAACTGTTCACGGCGGCGCTTCGGCATCTCGGGTACAGGAGGAAGCACACGCGGAAGGGCAACATGTGGGAGCCGAGCGAGGAACTGCTCGCGAAGCACTCGCCCCTGAGCGCACCAGACCCCGAGACCGCCGAAGAGCGTTGACCGCCAGAGAGAGCGCGCGAAAAAGACAAACGATGTCGGGCGTGTCCCACTGTCACGGGTGTCACGCCTGTTTTCTCAGAGGCGCGCGAAAAAGAGAAAAGTGGCGCGGCCCAATCCCCTTTTTTCCTCTTCTTTCAAACAATCACTGAAAACTGCCGTTACAGGTGTGACGGCTCCGAATCCGGCGGAAAACATGCTGGATTGGCCGCACCACTGCCCGTGACAGAGGCCGTGACAGGCGTGACAGCTTCGGTACCCTGCTCATGCCGTGCGCCGTCTGCGCTCGTACAACCACCGCGTCTTTCAGACCCCCGATGGGCCGCGCCTGATGGATGTGGCCCGCTCGCAGCTCGTCCGCAACCTGCCCGAGGAGTACGTCCGGCAAGATGTGCTTCGCTCGCTCATGTTGGAGTACGGCTACCCGCGACTGGCGCTGCTGTCCGAAGAGCCGGTTGCGCGCGGCACCAGCAACCGCCAGCGGGCCGACGTTCTCGTGGAGCTGCCCGCCGAGGTAAGGGACGTCCACGAGGTCATCGTTCGAGACGGGCTAACTGCCAACGATGAGCCAGACCCCTCCTACGCCAGCATCGTCGGCGAGCTGAATGCTCGGCTCGGCGATCAAGAGGCCGTCCGCTTCGTGGAAGTGCCGGAGGCCCTCGACGTGACGGTGAGCGGCAAGCCCGTCGTCTGCCGAGTATTGGGCTTCAAAGAGGAGGGGCAAGCTCTCGGCCTGTGGCTCCGTCTGGCCGAACCCATCGACGGGCTGCCTCCGGAGCTGTGCCTGCACGTCTTGGGCTACGGCATGACGCGCCAGGAGCGGGAGGTCGCTCGCTCCCTTGGACTTCCCGCCGCAGCGCCGAATGCCACCGTGAGCGAAGAATTCGACGCCGAATTTTCGGAACTCTTCTTGATGGACGAGGGACTGAATATCTCTCCGGGAGGAAGCGTTGCCGAGACCAATGTTCGCGGGTGGGCCATCCTGCGCACCGATTGGCGACACTGGTACGGAGCGTTGTGCCTCATCGACACCAGTTCGCGCGCCTGGGAGCAGCTGTTGGGCGCGCGGGTGAACCAGCTGCG contains:
- a CDS encoding SUMF1/EgtB/PvdO family nonheme iron enzyme; translation: MMRTALLAAVWTVSCGGETTHTDRPPASGCPESAVEVDSKLGTFCIDRTEVTGARYSEFLKEPPQSQPAFCKWNESYVPTAKWPTASPETPVTFVDWCDARAYCEWAGGDLCGGAEGSTLDYSDGSDPNASRWMAACSHDGERAYPYGDKYQPTACRGEGQLAPVVAGSLPICEGGFTGMFDLSGNVGEWENACDQFVDRWDTCNVRGGAFSSSGAELSCGAWAYDNRFAKTEAVGIRCCYELP